ggagcaactaggggattaaggatgtaATTTTTGAGGTGCACCTGCGATTCCCTCCACAGCCAGCGCCTTTTACTggtgccggtgttctgtcgagattcgtgcgtcggcacccagccgctcatcgtgcggcgccacagcaaacacctccattggaagcatacaggacaagtttgaacatacccagctgttaaacaatttctcggatactcactcgactgaaagccatcgaaaaccgccctgaatcttacaaatggttatcaatacggaggtgtttttctgtggcgccgcgccatgagcggctgggtgccgacgcgcgaatctgtccgcacgtctttcattacaaaatctcctttaacagtggaatgtcggataaactgctgatcccgacatcttctgaaacttctctgttctctcacgacgtcctgggtcaacagaggcttaaatttggaagttttcagctcgaaacaggctgacgacagcggctcggggcacggcgtgcgtccggcgccgtgggctgtccttaaagcgacagtaacactccttaatctctcatcagccattaaaattttcaccgaaaaccatctgaatttctcgaatggtgtccacttggatgtgccttacagtttctgaaaaattttgatcaagcaaagcaccagtctctcaggaagaagtcagacaaaggaattccgatgagggggttggaccagtgctcactcaaagcctgcccacaggcgaatgatgcaaccgacaggtgtgaaaaactcacgcatgcgcacgagggttcaagcttgtctgacgcaatcacacgtgattcaaatccatatagtttttgaaaaaataaaatggtcggtttcttttctaatagacctcgtattccctgaggcccgttggtgcctgTGCTCATCTAcggattccatagtgtgaacTTAGGCGAATGAGAGTCTATAATTCCCTCTGGGTGGGACACCAATCCAATGGGGTTACTTCTCCAGAATAGTGCGGGATTGAAATCCAtatctacatattggcagaccagctccttacGTAGATACCTGCTCAATGGAGGAAACACTTCTGTcacgtttttttttcattatgttaAGTAATAATAAACATACTTGGGCCTTTGAAAAACATGTCTAGCCCACTCAATCTTCCCATTTTACTCTATGCAGGCACTAGACTCAGATCATACAAATTATGCTGAATGTACAGTACAAGATGAAATTTTGGACATTTCTACCGTGTGTATATTTGCACAATTACAGTTAATGAGATAGAGTCGTCGGTTGCTGCAGTTTACCAGTTTATTTGCCAAATGTTTACTGAGTTGCGACTCAAAATGTTTATATTGTCAAAGGTAcagtcagctgtttttttttttggtttttttttttgggggggggggtgttaatataCCAGAATACAGCATTCAGGTATAAATCAGAATAAACACTTTTTTCTTCCCCTTTCCTTGCGGACTAGCCAGTGTTAGCTGTGAGCTAAATGTGTGACTCACCAAAGCCTTTAATCAGCTCCGTAAACACGCCGGGGTCACTTTCCATCAGGCACCATTCTCCTGCACTTCCAGCCATTCTTACAAATGCTAAATTTACTGTTTGTGTGGATAGAAATGTCACCAAAAACGTATTCTAACAGCTACTAAAGCTAATTTTGCTGAAGCACTGCAGCGTACCCGCGGTGCACTCTGGGAAAATATGGGTGTGCGCACCCATATTTTCGGAGCTCGCGCTGACATAAAACGTGCGCGTTTTATGTCAGCGCGAGCTCCGTTAAAGAGACCCATAGAACCAATATCAAAATATATAATGGAATTTCACACTAAAAACAGTGTGCCTTaatgttttaatattttttattaccatttgagATTCATGTTAAATTACATCATTCTATTTTGAATGTTAAAATCCTTACAAGAACctttaaaaaaagtgtaaaataacGATCAAGACAATTTATACATTTTATGTAACTTTATTCTCGCAAAGCACAACTTTCAGTATATGCCGCATTTTTTACAATTCAGTGATGGAAAAAGAACAAACAATACATGCTATGACCTTGTACATGTCCAGCTTcaaagggcatataatgaggacaaactgattaaaatatgGTGAACTTTGACACACCAGATTAAATGAAAAAGCTACTTTATGTAGCCTGTAGTATCCTATAGCTGTGTTGGGTGCAACGATTTATCCAGACTGACCCAgagtgactccaaatatgagtaaattaagtactttttttttgttggtggtttcattttggaaatgcactccttcctcaaaatggtacatgtactcataggtaaatagactgcatttatatagcacttttccatatgcatcagatgctcaaagctctttacacatcaattcctcatattcaccccgatgtgaggctgctgccatgcaaggcgcccactacacaccgggagcaactaggggattaaggatgtaATTTTTGAGGTGCACCTGCGATTCCCTCCACAGCCAGCGCCTTTTACTggtgccggtgttctgtcgagatgaggtcccGTAGCAGAGCACGTTTGCTTCTTTTGAAGTAGAGAAAAGACAAATGGcaggtcttggaaaaaaaaacctgccttTATAAAGCAATGACAGCTCTCTCCCTCTCTAAGAAAttagctctttagaatgctgaaatatatgcaaatgtaaaagaacaaaataaatcggTAtacatgcttatgtacatgtaaatGGGGCCAATGTTGGGTCCGTggatgaagtttcatctcttgaacaccagacgGCAAACCCACCCCAAATACTGTACATGTAACGTTTTGAGGTAGGAGCGCATTTTCACATTttcaaaatgccacaagaaacgaccaaaaataaagtacttaatttagtcatatttgagtcagtctgggtcagttggGGTCAGTCTGGGTTAATCACTGAACCTGCCATGTCTAACACCAGCTGGTTGTGTCACTAGCCTTCATGTGAGCTAACAACTGTGGCGATACGCCAccaaatacagacagaaatacacaACAGAATGGGAAAGCAAAACTAGAAATGATGGGTAGAGTGTGTAAACAGGGATGATACCAAACACTTCATCTGCAAACTTTAGGCCCTTTTCCACTACACAGaactagcactactcggctcgactctattcgttttttttgtttgtttgtttgttttgcttttccattagggatACTACCCGGTTTGAAATTGTTCTGTGATGTCTCGAGACACCCGTGTTTTGAACACATTATGTGTAGTCACCTGCTcaacactgacacctgctggatggtttagGAATGCACATCCAGATCAAATTTTTGAATTTGTGATTTAAAAGCAAGTCACCAAAAGTCACAATATTGTTGCAGGTGGTGCAACAGCCTCCAATTTCAAAATTGATAAAGTTTTGCCGCCAGCtttcttttttgtgtttctgCCTTTACTAGTCAGGCATCAACACTTTGCAACATCCTCGCAATTAAGTTGCAAACAGTTTGCAGTTCAACtgtttttgaacatttccaaaacTCAGCGCTAACAGTGTGAGCACTGCGATTTCGCTATGAAGTAAACTGTTCCTGTAATAAGCAATTTgtgatattaaacaaatatgtaggactgcttttttgcatttacgcaatatctctaaaattagaaaggtcttgtctcagagtgatgctgaaaaactaattcatgcatttatttcctctaggctggactattgtaattcattattatcaggttgtcctaaaagttccctgaaaagccttcagttaattcaaaatgctgcagctagagtactaatggggactagaaggagagagcatatctcacccatattggcctctcttcattggcttcctgttaattctagaatagaatttaaaattcttcttcttacttataaggttttgaataatcaggtcccatcttatcttagggacctcatagtaccatatcaccccaatagagcgcttcgctctcagactgcaggcttacctgtagttcctagggtttgtaagagtagaatgggaggcagagccttcagctttcaggctcctctcctgtggaaccagctcccaattcggatcagggagacagacaccctctctacttttaagattaggcttaaactttcctttttgctaaagcttatagttagggctagatcaggtgaccctgaaccatcccttagttatgctgctatagacttagactgctggggggttcccataatgcactgagtgtttctttctctttttgctctgtatgcaccactctgcatttaatcattagtgattgatctctgctcccctccacagcatgtctttttcctggttctctccctcagccccaaccagtcccagcagaagactgcccctccctgagcctggttctgctggaggtttcttcctgttaaaagggagtttttccttcccactgtcgcaaagtgcttgctcacagggggtcgttttgaccgttggggtttttacgtaattattgtatggccttgccttacaatataaagcgccttggggcaactgtttgttgtgatttggcgctatataaataaaattgattgattgattgtttacaATGAATGCCAAACCAAAAAGCTTTGTGTTGCGCACGTGAGAGGAACGTAGCAACTACACAAAGCTCACCCACGAAAATAATGAGGAAGGAAAGTGTAAAAATTTACAAAACTGAAATATTCTTCCTATGAAAAATGACTTATTTCTCTTTAAAATATTCAAAATATTTAGCACCAGAACTGTTTTCTTTAAAGCTCTATTAATATATTGAAAACCTCTAGTAAATACACATATGTAAAATTCAGAGTACAAATAGTAATGATGGTCATCTTTGATAAAACTGTGACACTCTGACATGCTGAGGACAAACACGGAAAATATTTCCATTTCTCAGCTGCAGCTTTAGAAACAACTGCACAAATCACAGCCCAAAATGCTGCCTTCTCAATTTacttaataaataaatagcagCTGTGCTCCAGCTGTGTTCAATGTGGAGCACAAGAACCATAAAAAAGACagtcaaataaatacagaaaCTAAAAAAAGACTTAAAAGAACAGATAGTCATTTGGCGGACTCAAAGTATCCGCTGGCGGAGCCTTCGAAGCTGGTGGCAGCACAGCACGGCGCGCACTGCTCGATCAGAGGCACCAGTTTGCCATGCTGGTGGAGTTGTCTGGTGTCAGAGCCGCCGCCGATACAGTTCCCATTAATAAAGACTCTCGGAACCTGAACGAACACATTATTTCACAGCGTTAATGAGGTTGAACTGCAAATTTAGTCCTGGACTGCTGACTGAGGCAGTTCCTCCACCTTACTGAACACCACACGTTATGTCAGGTGCCACATGTGGAACACCAGCAGTGCGAAAACAGCACAAAAGTCAGGAATAAATGCATTTCAGAACAAGCTCCAAATTACCCTCAAAATGCTGTAAATCAGTGGTTTGAAAACTCTGAGTTCATGTCATCCTACACTGTGTGTTCAACAATAACGCTTCATCCTTACATCTACAGATTTGCATCCCGGTGGGTCAGCGTTTGAAACCTGGTAAACTTTTCAAGCCTTGATTACTCAATATGAGGACCCTATGGCAAAGAGCgagatttttgtcttttctgaaggTGATAAAAATGGGAAATCAACAACACACAAAGTATTTTTCCTTGAATGAACTAAAGAGAACGAGCAGGAAACCATAATTAATTAACCACTGTTAATTGTTGCATGTTATTTAAAGTACTGTtcaacaacacaacatcaaattGTTTGTGACTGTTAATCTACCCACGCACGTGGTCAcgattagtggtcgctgatgtatctTTATTGCTAATTAAACCTCTTGCTTGGCAAGTCAGCAGTCTTGGCGGGTGACATCAGGCCGAGCAAACACAGAAATAGCACAGTGGCAAAAAGAGAGTGTAAACAACATCGCAACATCAGATCATGAAACTACTGCACATTCATACAAAAGTGATGCTAAccattcattcagatcagtggaccTGCGAGTAGATGCTTGGAAAAAGTCAGGAATCCACTAGCATTGCGCACGCGTGCTGCTCGGTTCAGTGACAAGGAGACAACGGACACTAACTCTTAAATTTTTGAGAGcacctgtcagattttggatcaagacgTGTGCCGAGTCTGGTCGTGAATGCGCACATGGATCTCTCCGGGACGCCATTACGTGTATCTGAAACTCTGCCAatgacgctgtttttacagactgcctgaaaATGCAGCTGCATATCTTACATTGGAGAAAAAGTTcagaatatgttattttcaggagtTTCGGGGTTTTCTACCAACTCGTGGATGTGCACAAGTGTTGCGCGCGCCACCTGGTTCAGTGCGCTGgacagagaggagacgacacacttcactccaaactcttaatatttttttttaccccaacTGTATTGAAATTAACACAGTTTGCactttaaaaatgagtcatcacgaCACggcatcacacttgtgtaaactttgcaattaatccgcAGCTCTGTTAACATTAGCAGCAGATTCCATTCAACAGTGCGCTGGAACGTTTGCTCAGAGGGACAGAAAAAGAAGCACTAATGAGAACTTTGTTTTTGGCAGTCCAAGTTTTATTCTTGCAACACTCACATGAACTGCAGAAACGTAAATGTAAATATTCCTCAAATTATGATTTTATCACTCAGAACTACAAACTCTTCAGATATAATTTTACATGGAGTGCCAAATTCTcaatgttatcaatcaatcaatcaatcaatcaatttttttatatagcgccaaatcacaacaaatagttgccccaaggcgctttatattgtaaggcaaggccatacaataattatgtaaaaccccaatggtcaaaacgaccccctgtgagcaagcacttggctacagtgggaatgtTATATTAACCTATATTAAAGAATTTAGTCTAGAAAGATGTAACTTATTGTTGTTTGTATCTTGACATACTGACAAAACAATAAAGACCTAAATTACAGGTAAAACTGACAGAAGAAACAATATAGAATGTTTTAGAACTTGGTTTTAAATAAACATGGCAAAAACCCAAATGTCAAGCTCTATTACCGTTCTGGCACCAGTCATCTGAGCTAAGGCTTCCTGGAGCCTCCGTCCATCGTTGTGCTCATCCAACTCAATCACTTTGTACGTCGCACCAATTTCATTGAACACATTCTTGGCCATTTTACAATAAGGACAGGTGCTCTTCGAAAATATCACCACACAGTTCTGAGACACGACCTCCTgcaaaaattacagaaataagATTTATTACGTATCAGCAGAATGCAGTTTAACCAAAAATGTTAAACTACTGTTGACGTTTTTCTCAAATAATGTAACGTGTTAAAACTTTCCATGTCAGAAATAGATTTTAtcctacagtcacattagctacaaatgtggGCAACAAGCAGTTGGAGTTTGTTGCTTGATGGGCATTTCTGGGGCGTGGCCAACTCGTGGTTACTTGGCAttaatgtgcacaatgtttaatgatagATTATAAAGGACATGGAAACCAGACACAGTCATTGAGTTTTTCGTCTGCGCTTGACTGCTTAACAGAACTAAAGAtcacttgatttgtttcagttcaAAGTCTTTCTTAGTGACGTTCCTGTATTGTTACTTACCATGCTAACAGTtagatgtcttataaatcacttcaaAGGGTTTTTATATTTAAAAGTGTATATCTATTTAAAATCGACTTCTGGTCTATTTTGGCACCACTTAGCTTGTGGCTTAGAGACTGCTGCCTCTTGTCGCTGCAAAATGCctcctctgattgaaaatgaatggtaagTTCTCAATTTGCCTATGTCTCTTTGAGGTAATGTGACCAAAAGGTGACTGGGGTCCCAATCCATGCTTGGCTACATTGTCAACACTGCCCTTTGCTGGTCAAACtccataatgacatcactttcaAAAGCCAAAGTGTTTCTCTGTGTTCTTTAATTGGTAAAATAAaagtcccccccaccccccaccaaaaaaaaaaggcaataccAATACATTTGCAAAAGGCAAATATTATCGGGCAACAGATACATCAGTTGGGCTGACTTCGCCTTTCACTTGTAGCTCATATGATCGTAGGGTCACTAGGTGTCACTAGGTGTGACACAGCACACTGAAGAGTTTCTGAAAACTACGAGGactgattcaattcaatttatttatacagcgtcgTCAAATCACCACCTAAGTCGCCCCAAGACCCTTCACATGGGTAAGCTTGAACCTCACCAATGCCCCTAcaaaagcacacaggtgacagtggtcagAAAAACCTCCCTCTGGAAACCTCAAGCACAAACTATGAGGACTAATGAGGTCTTGTTGGACAAATCCTGGAACAAAACTACAACTTCAAgccagcatttaaaaaaaaaatcaaatccaaAACAACAGCTGGTTTAAGGTTTCCACCACTATGTGTCAGTAACTATTTATAGCAGCATCATTTCTTACACTTTTAACATCCCAATCATTTTATAAAtaattgaaattttttttttctttttaatccaAGGAGAACATCTTCTTACCTGAACATACTGTACACAACCAGAGCTGGACAGACCCCTGCGAGAGGATGTTAAATTTCCCATTctgaaataaacaaataaataaatattacacaAGTGAAACATGTGTACcccatttaaaggacatgttctcAAACGACGACTGACAGATGAGTAGAAATCCAACAGGTTTGTACAAATGATGAATAATTACAAAGATTAACACTTGTCTGATAATTAGCATCCACCAAATGCCCACAGTGTGACACAGTCAGAGTCATCTCTGTACACAAACATAACGGGGTTGAAATCACCGGTAAACAATCAAGACGTGTTTGTAGTATAGACTCTAATTCAAAATGTTTAACAAAAATACTACATTAACCATTAATTATAGCTACTTTTAAACAGTCCCCCAATTTCCAAAGGCCATAGGTATTTGCAGTTGGACAGATGAAATATAAAGATTACTGTTCACTTTTTTCTTTAGACATGTCAggcgatggacacatgaacatttccacatcactgtCTGGGTCTTGCTCTttgtttacatcaatcattaagaaatacaaacagcatagaAGTGTATGATCATTGGTGTGGACTAATCAAAAACTAATGATGCATTCACACTCTGATAATTAGCCCGGCGTTTGCCGACagagagtgaaaagttgattaaTGTTGACCTGCACTGAGGTGCGCCAGATTCTGCAGTAGCTAAGTTAACGTCAGTCCGGCAACATTGATGTTCACAGCAGTCTTGGAAAAATTGtgaacatgcttaaaatcttcgaTGTTCATGCTAAAACACTGACAAGAGTTGAGCTCCACTACCACTATGTCACATCCACTAGTATGCCGTTACTGTTCCATTTGCCTCCGCTGGCCAACGTCTGCATCTTGACTGGACGCACCACCTCCTCTAGATCCCTTGGGCAttaagaaatgtgaaggaatatgtagaactTATCTCGACAATGCACCAGTAGCAAGTCGTGCCTTGAATATGTTAGAGTCTCATCTGGTAAAACCTTCCACCATGATACAATGTGATTACTAAAGACAAACAGCCTTCTGTTGCACTTAGCCGTTCTCTTTTGCAGAGGTAAGCTGTTTCTTCTTGTCTTGGCATTTATCACATCAGGTGTGCACTTCTTACTATCGTATTTTCCAAAGACATATTTGAAGGTATCGATCAAGTCCCCTATTCTTCTATACACAAATGTAGGTAGGTTAAGAGTTTTAGGTCTGTCCTTAATCCtggtacccattttgtggctcatCTTTGGACACTCTCAATCTGTTCCACTAGCTTCCACATGTAAGGTGGAAGCTTGCGTGACCCCACACAAGGACCCCATATTCAAGGTGTGGACATAACAGGGACTTGTACAGGAGAGAGAAGACATCTTTTTTCTCAAGGTCGGTTATCCGGGCATTTAACCTGAAGGGGTGGGTTTTGTCGCTGAACACAT
The nucleotide sequence above comes from Thalassophryne amazonica chromosome 10, fThaAma1.1, whole genome shotgun sequence. Encoded proteins:
- the glrx2 gene encoding glutaredoxin 2 isoform X2; translation: MGNLTSSRRGLSSSGCVQYVQEVVSQNCVVIFSKSTCPYCKMAKNVFNEIGATYKVIELDEHNDGRRLQEALAQMTGARTVPRVFINGNCIGGGSDTRQLHQHGKLVPLIEQCAPCCAATSFEGSASGYFESAK
- the glrx2 gene encoding glutaredoxin 2 isoform X1, giving the protein MELIFHLDSRLRYFVLVCCFFAMCAGAGGLRRITWSGCRRMGNLTSSRRGLSSSGCVQYVQEVVSQNCVVIFSKSTCPYCKMAKNVFNEIGATYKVIELDEHNDGRRLQEALAQMTGARTVPRVFINGNCIGGGSDTRQLHQHGKLVPLIEQCAPCCAATSFEGSASGYFESAK